One stretch of Desulfocurvibacter africanus subsp. africanus DSM 2603 DNA includes these proteins:
- a CDS encoding sensor histidine kinase, giving the protein MTRASDHAASSQFRNPVFTDSFFGALLGFFLLHPLSMLIVGIPHEGNAFEMVHTGHALFNSMGFYFAAIGFASGLSSGILRRKVKIRNARLRENAALLEQVLSERESLLRILTHDLTNAIVSASGYLKIVARKGRTLPKEEIVENVAEVYQTLLHAHELVEFTRQIMAIESGKLDIPLSRQDIVPLVRDAVRLFCDKASQKKVTLRLDVPVGPVVAAVEPVTFKNSVIGNLVSNAVKFSLPDREVVVSVRRDTGQTQVTVANIGLPIPEEDRPRLFSPSERTTRPGTCGEPGTGFGLPLVDRFTRKMNGEVRMESEPTGEGDSAYRTVFEIILPHPGDEHGPGAM; this is encoded by the coding sequence ATGACACGTGCAAGCGATCACGCAGCCTCGAGCCAATTCCGTAATCCGGTTTTCACGGACTCCTTTTTCGGAGCTTTGCTCGGTTTCTTTCTACTCCATCCTCTGTCCATGCTCATCGTGGGCATCCCCCACGAGGGTAACGCCTTTGAGATGGTGCACACCGGCCACGCGCTGTTCAACTCTATGGGCTTCTACTTCGCCGCCATAGGCTTCGCATCCGGCCTATCGAGCGGCATCCTGCGCCGTAAGGTCAAGATCCGAAACGCCCGCCTGCGCGAGAACGCGGCTCTGCTGGAGCAGGTTCTATCCGAACGGGAAAGCTTGCTGCGGATTCTGACGCACGACCTGACCAACGCCATCGTGTCCGCCTCGGGCTATCTGAAGATTGTAGCTCGCAAGGGCCGCACGCTGCCCAAGGAGGAAATCGTGGAGAACGTGGCCGAGGTGTACCAGACCCTGCTCCATGCTCACGAGCTCGTCGAGTTCACGCGCCAGATCATGGCCATCGAGAGCGGTAAGCTGGACATTCCGCTCTCCAGGCAGGACATCGTGCCGCTGGTCCGGGACGCCGTGCGCCTGTTTTGCGACAAGGCCAGCCAAAAAAAGGTCACACTCAGGCTCGACGTCCCGGTCGGGCCAGTCGTTGCAGCCGTCGAGCCCGTCACCTTTAAGAATTCCGTCATCGGCAACCTCGTGAGCAATGCCGTAAAGTTCTCCTTGCCTGATAGGGAGGTCGTCGTGTCGGTGCGCCGGGATACCGGACAGACCCAAGTGACTGTGGCCAATATCGGACTGCCTATTCCCGAAGAGGACCGGCCCAGGCTCTTCTCGCCTTCCGAGCGCACGACCAGGCCGGGAACCTGTGGCGAGCCCGGCACGGGCTTCGGGCTGCCCCTGGTGGACCGATTCACGCGCAAGATGAATGGCGAGGTGCGCATGGAGAGCGAGCCGACAGGTGAAGGCGACAGCGCCTACCGCACCGTCTTCGAGATCATCCTGCCGCATCCGGGGGATGAGCATGGTCCAGGAGCAATGTAG